The Papaver somniferum cultivar HN1 chromosome 6, ASM357369v1, whole genome shotgun sequence genome segment GTAATACAAGTCATTCCAAACTCTTTCCACACTCGCAATCGTTTGATATGTAAACCAAATCGCTGCCCCCATTACTGTCGTCATCACTGTCACCACTGGTTGTGGTGAAAGAAGAATGTCCCAAGGCTAAAATCTTTGTTCAATGTGAGTGAAGAATTCTGGTGTTAATAACACTATTTACATCCTACTGATACAAATATTTAGAAACGGCCCTATTACATGAGCTAATTACAATTCTCACATTTTCCGCTGCTTGATGCCCATGGTACTATTGATACAACCAAAGCGAAATTCATACTTATCCGCATTCATTAAGAACCGAGTATTCCTTGATGCCCATGGTATTGATAAAACCGAAGTGAAATTCGAACTTTTCTGCATTCTGTCCAAACTgagttttcatctaatgatgagCCGAATCACTAAATGATGCAGCATATCAGGGTTCTAACATATCCGACGACTCGATGATGAGACGAATCATTAAATCATTGGAGACTGAGACACAATATCGTATAATTAGATTGGCAACGAGACTTAAAATTTCTGAACAGGTATTTTTATGCAAAAATGTCACATAACATCAGACAATTAGACAAACAAAATCAGTTCCACCTCTTCACCACCAAATGATATCAGGACAATCCTACAGCTTAGCACAGTGGATACAAGTAAATGGACTACTGAGAATTAGAGGAGAAACACACATCAAAATTTAGATAGAATCAGCGGTATTTATTACAGTGCATCAAACCATCAGCCCCCATGATCACCTTCTTCATAAAAATGAAGAGATGAAATCTAGTATGCCACTTGGAAAGTACAGATATCAAAGAGTAACAAATTGGTTTTCACAGCTACAGTGAAAGAAACATACAGATAACAAACTAAAAAACTAACTAACCTCACATTTATGACCAAAAGAGCTTCCTAGACGAAGTCAGCTCCCaatactttttgttgatgtttTAGAAATAAATtagtaaaagaaaaaacaaaggtAAACAGATTCGGGGACTTTCGGGAACAATAATATAGGCTTAGAGAGTATTACTGTCAACAATAGCCTCGAGGATCTTTTTCTCCATATCAGTTTCGTCAATCCACACAGAACTCTGCTTGCGCAGTTCTTTCACCTTTTCAAGCTTCTTTTCCTCTCTCGCTCTCTCTTTCAGTCTCCAGCTCTCAAAATTTTGAGCTCGCTCTTTCATCTGTAAAAAGATCATGTCATTCCAAGAATATTCAGGCAGATAAATAACAAAGttacttggagaggaaaaataaagaaacacGGGCAATGTTGAATCCAGTTGCCTTTTTAAGGGAAGGTGGGTTTGATTTCATAATACGCCCAGCCAGCAGCAACGACCAAGGAATCCTGTCTTTGTTAAATTACTAATTTATATAAATACTACTGTATACAAATCCATTACCACTTATCTCTCCTTCACCCACTTGGGTATGTAAGTTCATGTCATTTATTTCTACCCTAGTATGGGTAAACTAGCTCAAAGACCCAGAGCAATAACATGGAAAAAAAATTTCTGAACTAAAATAAACTAGAACTGTGAAGACAAagttcacaatcccgatgaaggaGCTCCACCGTATGAGATGAAGATTGCATAGTACTTTCTAGAGGATACGAAAGTACAAACGAAGATCACTACTTTTTGAGAAGAAGACTATGCGTAGCTTCATATAAATCATTCTAATACACTTACCTAAATTTTCAGCTCCGAATATTAGTAATCTGATATAAACTGGGTAACGGGTGCTGTGTAAACAAGTAATCTGATATACAGCTATTCAGCGTATAAGCGTGTAAGAAACCATGTCGATTTCTAAGTAATCCAAACCAGATTAGCTGAATACTTCCCCAATACTGTTCTTCATTTCCATGTACAAATGTCAAAAAAATGTGGATGAATAAGTAAGTTTGCAGTTCTGCCACAACCTCAAAAGCATTATCTAAGTTTACACAGCACCCATTACCCAATTCCTATACATGTCATGGCTACACGAAGATAATACACGGATATACCAATTCACATCAAAAGGTTTTCAATTCTGTATAAGATTGCTATAAATTTGTGTTGTTCACCCtattgaaactagggtttcacagtACATAAAATAGAGAAAAAGTGTATTGCATAGGATCACTTACTAGGGTTTGACGAAATTCCTCTTCAAAAACCTGTCTCTCAGCAGCTCTAGCTTTAGATATTGCAGCTTTAGCAGCTTTGCGCTCTTGTTTAGCAATACGAATTGCTTCCTTTTTAGCTTCATCTTTAAGTTGTTTCTCTTGTCTTTGTAATTCCATTT includes the following:
- the LOC113288070 gene encoding uncharacterized protein LOC113288070, producing MAASSSCQIFRSIPHSSPSHCLKTFLRFETTASSSSPSLLTTKPSSSSHHKHEQEYSEPCNFLGSWKAPKDPKEAQAKLGLLRRDYAKQVRELRKDYFNEMELQRQEKQLKDEAKKEAIRIAKQERKAAKAAISKARAAERQVFEEEFRQTLMKERAQNFESWRLKERAREEKKLEKVKELRKQSSVWIDETDMEKKILEAIVDSNTL